One genomic window of Ruminococcus gauvreauii includes the following:
- the glgA gene encoding glycogen synthase GlgA yields the protein MKNVLFVASEAVPFIKTGGLADVVGSLPKYFDNEKYDVRVIIPKYSCMKEEFKGKLKFVTSFYLDLNWRQQYVGILETEYEGIKFYFIDNEEHFSGDKPYSGMPWDLEKYAFFSKAALSMLPVIGFRPDIIHCHDWQTGLVPVYLKERFQGNEFYWGIKSVMTIHNLKFQGVWDLRTVKNITGLSDYYFTPDKLEHNRDANYLKGGIVYADAITTVSETYAEEIKVPFYGEGLDGLMRARSNSLRGIVNGIDYEEYNPETDPAIFKHYNAKNFRKEKIKNKTALQEELGLEVNPKIMMVGMCSRLTDQKGLDLVSYVMDDLCQDAIQLVVLGTGDAQYENMFRHFAWKYGNKVSANIYYSEPMSHKVYASSDAFLMPSLFEPCGLSQLMSLRYGTVPIVRETGGLKDTVEPYNEFESTGTGFSFTNYNAHEMLNTIRYAERVYYDKKREWNKIIDRGMAQDFSWNHSAAKYEEMYNWLAP from the coding sequence ATGAAAAATGTATTGTTCGTTGCGTCGGAAGCTGTACCGTTTATAAAAACAGGAGGACTTGCGGATGTCGTAGGTTCCCTGCCGAAATATTTTGATAATGAGAAATACGATGTACGCGTGATTATTCCGAAGTATTCCTGTATGAAAGAAGAGTTCAAAGGGAAACTTAAGTTTGTGACCAGTTTTTATCTGGACCTGAACTGGAGACAGCAGTATGTCGGAATCCTGGAGACAGAGTACGAAGGGATTAAATTCTACTTTATTGATAATGAAGAACACTTCAGCGGGGATAAACCGTATTCCGGAATGCCATGGGATCTTGAGAAATATGCATTTTTCTCAAAGGCGGCATTATCCATGCTTCCTGTCATTGGTTTCCGCCCGGACATCATTCATTGCCACGACTGGCAGACGGGGCTTGTGCCTGTATATCTGAAAGAACGTTTTCAGGGTAATGAATTCTATTGGGGTATAAAATCGGTTATGACGATACATAACCTGAAATTTCAGGGTGTATGGGATCTTCGGACGGTGAAAAATATTACCGGCCTTTCGGATTATTACTTTACGCCGGATAAGCTGGAGCATAACCGTGATGCTAATTATTTAAAAGGCGGGATTGTTTACGCGGACGCAATTACGACAGTGAGCGAGACGTATGCGGAAGAGATAAAAGTACCTTTCTATGGTGAGGGACTGGACGGCCTGATGAGGGCAAGAAGCAACAGCCTGAGAGGAATTGTCAACGGGATTGACTATGAAGAGTATAATCCTGAGACAGATCCGGCCATTTTTAAACATTATAACGCAAAGAATTTCAGAAAAGAAAAGATAAAAAATAAAACAGCCTTACAGGAGGAACTGGGCCTGGAAGTGAACCCGAAGATCATGATGGTCGGGATGTGTTCACGTCTTACGGATCAGAAAGGACTCGACCTTGTATCGTATGTGATGGATGATTTATGCCAGGATGCGATACAGCTGGTAGTTCTTGGTACCGGGGACGCCCAGTATGAAAATATGTTCCGGCATTTTGCATGGAAGTATGGCAATAAGGTTTCAGCGAATATCTATTATTCGGAACCGATGTCACACAAAGTCTATGCATCCAGCGATGCGTTTTTGATGCCTTCGCTGTTTGAACCGTGTGGTTTGAGCCAATTGATGAGCCTGCGTTATGGTACGGTACCGATTGTTCGTGAAACAGGAGGATTGAAGGATACCGTAGAACCTTATAACGAGTTTGAGAGCACTGGAACAGGATTTAGTTTTACAAATTACAACGCGCATGAAATGTTGAATACGATCCGCTATGCGGAACGTGTCTACTATGATAAAAAGAGGGAGTGGAATAAAATAATTGACCGGGGGATGGCACAAGACTTTTCCTGGAATCATTCGGCAGCAAAATATGAAGAAATGTATAATTGGCTGGCACCGTAA
- the spo0A gene encoding sporulation transcription factor Spo0A has protein sequence MEKLNIAIADDNERIINLLGEIIKEDSDLELVGQADNGNDIYNIIKEKEPDVVLLDIIMPKVDGLTVMEKVNQDNSMKKHPAFIVVSAVGQERITEDAFNLGAYYYIMKPFDNDMIINRIKHVRNQAMSRIRDIRKMSTCDNKTEYMEKNLEVDVTNIIHEIGVPAHIKGYQYLRDAIIMSVQDMDMLNSITKILYPTIAKKHQTTPSRVERAIRHAIEVAWSRGKMDTIDELFGYTVSTGKGKPTNSEFIALIADKIRLEYKNI, from the coding sequence ATGGAAAAGTTAAATATTGCCATTGCAGATGATAATGAGCGGATCATAAATCTGCTGGGGGAGATCATAAAAGAAGACAGTGATCTGGAACTGGTAGGTCAGGCAGACAACGGTAACGATATCTACAATATCATCAAGGAAAAGGAACCGGATGTTGTATTATTGGATATCATTATGCCGAAGGTTGACGGACTTACTGTAATGGAAAAAGTGAATCAGGACAATTCAATGAAAAAGCATCCTGCTTTTATTGTTGTATCCGCTGTTGGGCAGGAAAGAATCACAGAGGATGCTTTTAATCTGGGTGCGTACTATTACATTATGAAACCGTTTGACAATGATATGATCATCAATCGGATCAAACATGTAAGAAATCAGGCGATGAGCAGAATACGGGATATCAGGAAAATGAGTACCTGTGACAACAAGACCGAATATATGGAAAAAAATCTGGAAGTCGATGTGACCAATATTATCCATGAAATCGGGGTTCCGGCTCATATCAAGGGATATCAGTATCTGAGGGATGCGATCATTATGTCTGTACAGGACATGGATATGCTGAATTCTATCACAAAGATCCTGTATCCGACAATTGCCAAAAAACATCAGACGACGCCGAGCCGCGTAGAACGTGCGATACGTCACGCAATTGAGGTCGCATGGAGCAGAGGAAAGATGGATACCATCGATGAATTATTTGGATATACCGTAAGCACGGGAAAAGGAAAACCGACAAATTCCGAATTTATTGCACTAATTGCTGATAAAATAAGACTGGAATACAAAAATATTTAG